The Streptomyces fungicidicus nucleotide sequence CCGAGCGCCTTGAGCGCGCCGAGCGCGGTCTGCTCGGCGGCCTCGGCGTCCCCGGCGGGCAGGGCGGCGGGGAACATGTGGCCGGTCTCGACGAACGCGGGCGCCCCGCCGACACTCTTGTCGGTCACCCCGACGACCTGCACCGCGCCCGCGTGCGACACGGTCTCGACGCTCACCTCCGGGCCGTCCAGCAGCTCTTCGAGCAGCACCGCGGGCGCCCGCCGCTGCCCGCGCGCGTTCACCGGGAACCCGGCCAGCGCGGCGACGCAGGAGGCGAGTTGCTCCTCGTCGTCCACCCGGCGCACGAACATCCCCGCGCACAGGTCGACGGGCTTGACCACCAGCGGGTAGCCGATCTCCCGCGCCGCCGCCGCGATCCGCGACCACTCCTCGTGCACCGCGAACCGCGGCCCGGGCACCCCGACGTCGGCCAGGACCCGGCGGGTGGCGTCCTTGCGGCAGGCGTTCCCCACCGCCTCGGGCGGCGGTCCGGGCAGCCCGAGCCGGGCGGCCGTCAGCGCCACCGTGGGCAGGTAGTAGTCGCAGGACGTCAGCACCCCGTCGAAGCCCAGCACGGCGTGCAGCCGCTCCACTTGGGGCAGCAGCGCCTCGGTGTCGTTGGTGTCCGCGGTGATGACGTTGCGCGCCCCGAGCAGCGGGTGCGCCGCGCCCTCGGGCGCCGAGCGCAGGTAGTGGTGCAGATCGCGGGTGAGGAACGTGAACTCGTGCCCGCCCTCCCGGATCGCCCGTGGCAGCAGCCTGCTCATCGAACCGACCCAGCTCTCGACCACCAGCAGATGAGCCACGGATCCCCTTTTCGCGTCGTCGCCTGTGACGCGGCCCCGACACCGGGACCGCGACCGTCGACACGATATCGGTAATCATTTTCATTGTCAGGTACTGTGAGGCCCCCGAACGGAAGGCCCTCACGATGAGTCCGACCCCGCCCGCCGGTTACACGGTGCGTCCCGCCACCCCGGCGGACGTCGACGGCGCCCGCGCCGTCATGCTCGACACGTTCTACAAGGAGTTCGGATACGGGTACGTGCCCCGCTGGCACCGCGACGTGACCGACCTCCGGGGCACCTATCTCGACGACCCCCGGCACGTCCTCCTCGTGGCCGTCCACGACGGCGAGGTGGTCGCCACCACCGGCGTGCACTCCCACGGCCCGGCGCACCCGCCGCACCCCCGCTGGCTGGCCGAGCGCTACCCGTCGGGCAGCACCGCCCAACTCGTCCGCGTCTACGTCCGCCCGGAACACCGGCGCCGGGGCCTCGCCCGCACACTGGTGGACGCGGCCCGCGACTTCGTCGCGCGGACCCCCGGCTACGACTGCCTCTACCTCCACACCAATGTGCGCGTCGAAGGCGCCGAGGCGTTCTGGCGGAGCACGGCCAAGGAGATCTTCGACGCCCGCACCACCGGCGAGCACGGCCCGGGCGTGGCCACGGTCCACTTCGAGATCCCGCTCTGACCGGGACGCCCACGGGTCAGACGATTGCCGGGCGGCCGTCCGAGGTGTGGGCGGCCGCCTCGGTGCCGGCCGCCCGGGGGGCCGAGGCACGGATCGCCGAGAGCAGCCGGGCGTGGTCGCCGCGCGGGTCCGGGTGCGACGCGCAGCAGGGCGGCGCCAGCTGGGTGAGGTCCGCGTACAGGGTGATCAGCACCTCGTTGTGGGACGCGGCCACCACCGCCCGGTGGAAGGCGGCACCGGCGCCCCGCTCCAGCAGCCCGTCCAGCTCCCGCAGGTCCTCCTCGGTACGCCGCCGGGCGGCCAGCCCCGCCGCGGCGACCTCCAGGGCGTCGCGTACGTCGGCCGTGTCACCCGGGCCGGCGGCGGCGAAGCGGCGCCGCATCACCCCGGCCAGTTCGCTGGTCGCCACCACATAGGTGCCGGAACCGTGGCGGATGTCCAGGAGGCCGTTGTGGGCGAGCGCCCGCAAGGCCTCCCGGACGGTGTTGCGGGCCACCCCGAGCTGCCGGACCAGTTCCGGCTCGGTCGGGATGCGGGAGCCCACGGGCCAGGCCCCCGAGGTGATCTGCTGACGCAGCCGGGCCACCACCTGGTCGAACAGCCCGGCGGGCCGGGGCACCGGACGCAGCATCGCCTACCGCTCCTTCGCGCCGTCGACGGTCCAGGTGTCGGCGCCGGTGAGGAGGGCGGCGAGGTCGCCCTTGCCGTGTTGTTCGACGGCGGTGTCGAGCTGGTCGGTCATGAGGGTGTCGTAGACGGGTCGCTGGACGGAGCGGAAGACGCCGATCGGGGTCTGGTGGAGGGTGTCGGGGTCGGCGAGGCGGGAGAGGGCGAACGCGGTGGTCGGGGAGGGGGAGTGGGCGTCGTGGACCAGGATGTCGGCTGCGTTGTCGGGGGTGACGGTGACGACCCGGAGGTCGCCGGTGGCGGGGTCGCGGACGACGCCCTTGGCCTGGTCGGCGCCGAAGCGGATGGGGGCGCCGTGTTCGAGGCGGATGACGGCTTCCTCGGCCTGCTGGCGGTCCTTGAGGACGTCGAAGGCGCCGTCGTTGAAGATGTTGCAGTTCTGGTAGATCTCGACGAGGGCGGTGCCGGGGTGGTCGGCGGCCTGGCGCAGCACCTCAGTGAGGTGCTTGCGGTCGGAGTCGACGGTGCGGGCGACGAAGGAGGCTTCGGCGCCGAGCGCGAGGGAGACCGGGTTGAACGGGGCGTCGAGGGAGCCCATCGGCGTCGACTTGGTGATCTTGCCGACTTCGGAGGTGGGGGAGTACTGGCCCTTGGTGAGGCCGTAGATCCGGTTGTTGAAGAGCAGGATCTTGAGGTTGACGTTGCGGCGCAGGGCGTGGATGAGGTGGTTGCCGCCGATGGAGAGGGCGTCGCCGTCGCCGGTGACGACCCAGACGGACAGGTCGCGCCGGGAGGTGGCCAGGCCGGTGGCGATGGCGGGGGCGCGGCCGTGGATGGAGTGCATCCCGTAGGTGTTCATGTAGTACGGGAAGCGGGAGGAGCAGCCGATGCCGGAGACGAAGACGATGTTCTCGCGGGCGAGGCCGAGCTGGGGCATGAAGCCCTGCACGGCGGCCAGGACCGCGTAGTCACCGCAGCCGGGGCACCAGCGCACTTCCTGGTCGGACTTGAAGTCCTTCATCGACTGCTTGCCCTCGGCCCGGGGCACGAGCTGGAGCAGCGCGTTGGCGTCAGTCATCGAGGGCCTCCTTGAGCGCCGTGGCGAGCTGCTCCGCCTTGAACGGCATGCCGTTGACCTGGTTGTACGAGCGGGCGTCGACCAGGTACTTCGCCCGGATCAGGGTGGCGAGCTGGCCGAGGTTCATCTCCGGGACCACCACCTTGTCGTACGCCGCGAGGACCGTGCCCAGGTTGTGCGGGAAGGGGTTGAGGTGGCGCAGGTGGGCCTGCGCGATCCGGCCGCCCTCCTTGCGGATGCGGCGCACGGCCGCCGTGATCGGTCCGTAGGTCGATCCCCAGCCCAGGACGAGTGTGCGTGCGCCGTGCGGGTCGTCGACCTCGATGTCGGGTACGTCGATGCCGTCGATCTTGGCCTGCCGGGTGCGGACCATGAAGTCGTGGTTGGCGGGGTCGTAGGAGATGTTGCCCGTGCCGTCCTGCTTCTCGATGCCGCCGATGCGGTGCTCCAGGCCCGGGGTCCCCGGGATCGCCCAGGGGCGGGCCAGCGTCCGCGGGTCACGCTTGTAAGGCCAGAACACCTCGGTGCCGTCGTCGAGGACGTGATTGACGTTCTGGGCGAACTGGACGGTGAGATCCGGTAGTTCGCTCACCTCCGGTACGCGCCAGGGCTCGGAGCCGTTGGCGAGGTAGCCGTCGGAGAGGAGGAAGACGGGGG carries:
- a CDS encoding ATP-grasp domain-containing protein, whose product is MAHLLVVESWVGSMSRLLPRAIREGGHEFTFLTRDLHHYLRSAPEGAAHPLLGARNVITADTNDTEALLPQVERLHAVLGFDGVLTSCDYYLPTVALTAARLGLPGPPPEAVGNACRKDATRRVLADVGVPGPRFAVHEEWSRIAAAAREIGYPLVVKPVDLCAGMFVRRVDDEEQLASCVAALAGFPVNARGQRRAPAVLLEELLDGPEVSVETVSHAGAVQVVGVTDKSVGGAPAFVETGHMFPAALPAGDAEAAEQTALGALKALGLTDGVVAHTEIKLTSAGPRVVEVNPRPAGNRITELIRHVTGVDLAAAFVDVSLGRAPDLRRTDTGLRSAAIGFLVPGTAGTLEALDAGAVRTAPDVLEVQLAEPGRQVKAAGSNNEYLGHVMAGDPDGSGARARVESLLDEVRSGLVIR
- a CDS encoding GNAT family N-acetyltransferase yields the protein MSPTPPAGYTVRPATPADVDGARAVMLDTFYKEFGYGYVPRWHRDVTDLRGTYLDDPRHVLLVAVHDGEVVATTGVHSHGPAHPPHPRWLAERYPSGSTAQLVRVYVRPEHRRRGLARTLVDAARDFVARTPGYDCLYLHTNVRVEGAEAFWRSTAKEIFDARTTGEHGPGVATVHFEIPL
- a CDS encoding FadR/GntR family transcriptional regulator, which translates into the protein MLRPVPRPAGLFDQVVARLRQQITSGAWPVGSRIPTEPELVRQLGVARNTVREALRALAHNGLLDIRHGSGTYVVATSELAGVMRRRFAAAGPGDTADVRDALEVAAAGLAARRRTEEDLRELDGLLERGAGAAFHRAVVAASHNEVLITLYADLTQLAPPCCASHPDPRGDHARLLSAIRASAPRAAGTEAAAHTSDGRPAIV
- a CDS encoding 2-oxoacid:ferredoxin oxidoreductase subunit beta; this translates as MTDANALLQLVPRAEGKQSMKDFKSDQEVRWCPGCGDYAVLAAVQGFMPQLGLARENIVFVSGIGCSSRFPYYMNTYGMHSIHGRAPAIATGLATSRRDLSVWVVTGDGDALSIGGNHLIHALRRNVNLKILLFNNRIYGLTKGQYSPTSEVGKITKSTPMGSLDAPFNPVSLALGAEASFVARTVDSDRKHLTEVLRQAADHPGTALVEIYQNCNIFNDGAFDVLKDRQQAEEAVIRLEHGAPIRFGADQAKGVVRDPATGDLRVVTVTPDNAADILVHDAHSPSPTTAFALSRLADPDTLHQTPIGVFRSVQRPVYDTLMTDQLDTAVEQHGKGDLAALLTGADTWTVDGAKER